The Fuscovulum sp. sequence CACACCACACGGCATGGCCAAGGCCCAGCGGGCGGTTCTGGCGGATGTAAGCAATCGCGCCGGAATCCATGTTGGTTTCCTTGAGCACTTCGAGCAGATCGTCCTTGCCGGATTTGCGCAGCGCGCTTTCCAGTTCGGGGGCGCTGTCGAAGTAATCCTCGAGCGCGGATTTCCCGCGCGAGGTGACGAAGATGAATTCCTTGATCCCGGCGGCGCGCGCCTCGTCGATGGCGTATTGAATCAGGGGACGGTCGACCAGCGTCATGATCTCTTTCGGGATCGACTTCGTGGCTGGCAGGAAACGCGTTCCCAGCCCTGCCACGGGGAAGACGGCTTTTGTGACCTTTTTGACTTTCATCTTAGCACCCAATTCTGCCCCGTTTGTTTCCGGGAATGTAACCACGTGGCCCGATACACGATATTCCACGCCACTTATTGCAGCATTATGGCAGAATAGCAGCGTTTTCCGGAGGATGGAATTAATGTCCTTGCCGCTAGCGCGGGATCGGCGGCAAATCAAGGGCTGGCTTTGCCAGACCGGGAAACTGCCACAAAATCCGGCACAGCGCTGCGGGATTTCCCCGCCGTAGGGACGGAGCAGGTCAGCCCATGCTGGACATCATGGATTCGATCACCGGCACGTCGGAGGGGTTGTTCAGTTCCCAGAACTGGCGGCCTCTGGCCTGCACCTCGACACACAGCACGGCGCGGCCGTTTTCCAGGAAACGGAGCTGTTCCAGACCTTCCAGCGTTTCCAGCGGGCCGATCTGCCAGCCGGGATAGGCGGCCAGTGCGGCGGGGCGATAGGCGTACACTCCCACATGGTGAAAGACGGGGGTGGGTTCGTCATCGGCATAGTCGCGGCCCGTGAAGGGGATAACCTCTTTCGAGAAATAGAGCCCGCGTCCGCCTGCGCCAAAGACGGCGGTGGTGCCGCCGACGCGGCCATGGCGGCGATCTTCCAGCAGTTTGGCGCGCATCGCGCCTTCGCAGCGCAGGACAGGAGTTGCGATTTCGGCCTGCGGATCGGCGCGGAGGCCCGCGACGAG is a genomic window containing:
- a CDS encoding manno-octulosonate cytidylyltransferase, whose protein sequence is MTVLIAIPARYASTRYPGKPLVELNGPDGRKTLIRRSWEAAMAVKGADRVVVATDDDRIADHATAFGAEVVMTSTTCQNGTERCAEVAAKLPGYDIVVNLQGDAPLTPAWFIEDLVAGLRADPQAEIATPVLRCEGAMRAKLLEDRRHGRVGGTTAVFGAGGRGLYFSKEVIPFTGRDYADDEPTPVFHHVGVYAYRPAALAAYPGWQIGPLETLEGLEQLRFLENGRAVLCVEVQARGRQFWELNNPSDVPVIESMMSSMG